A stretch of Malus sylvestris chromosome 11, drMalSylv7.2, whole genome shotgun sequence DNA encodes these proteins:
- the LOC126588627 gene encoding F-box protein At2g27310-like: MSFSAVTTLAVDQGDGPSISVVHPDIITAHILTRLDGQTLAAASCASSELHSFSAKEKLWRDASIATWPSITDPRVNDLISTFPGGHRFFFSDSFPLLDHSPSQFNFSPSSPTAELISAVDIFYKDQLIFSKVQESETESGWFLCSPFRVDLLDRKETVPTPIQHVGEDQKSLKHLEDNLSLSWIVIDPTRKRAANLSSRTAVTVQRHWLTGEIQLRFATILAGEKKGEYVQCGMVVTCKRSGSEGRELHVREVSMQMEGMEGNHLNGRESLVILQRAIEGGKRRKEVKGKAKYEEYLEMKRERRERKERREKALDMICIAAGVTIFMAFWSFVLFR; encoded by the coding sequence ATGAGCTTTTCAGCTGTAACAACATTGGCCGTCGATCAGGGCGACGGGCCTTCAATCTCCGTCGTCCATCCCGACATTATCACGGCTCACATCCTCACCCGCCTCGACGGCCAGACCTTGGCTGCAGCCTCCTGCGCTTCGTCCGAATTACACAGCTTCTCCGCCAAAGAAAAACTCTGGCGGGACGCCAGCATCGCCACATGGCCTTCCATAACCGATCCACGAGTCAACGATCTCATTTCCACTTTCCCTGGCGGTCACCGCTTTTTCTTCTCCGACTCTTTCCCGCTCCTCGACCACTCGCCCTCCCAATTCAATTTCAGCCCTTCGTCCCCCACCGCGGAGTTAATCTCGGCCGTCGATATTTTCTACAAAGACCAGCTCATTTTCTCTAAGGTTCAGGAGTCCGAGACCGAATCCGGGTGGTTCCTCTGCTCGCCTTTCCGGGTCGACTTACTTGACCGGAAAGAAACCGTCCCGACACCAATCCAACATGTCGGGGAAGACCAGAAGTCGTTGAAGCACTTGGAGGACAACCTGAGCCTGAGCTGGATCGTGATCGACCCCACCCGGAAAAGGGCAGCAAATTTGTCGAGCCGGACGGCAGTGACGGTGCAGCGTCACTGGCTGACAGGGGAGATACAGCTGCGGTTCGCGACGATATTGGCGGGGGAGAAGAAGGGGGAGTATGTGCAGTGCGGGATGGTGGTGACTTGCAAGAGGAGTGGGAGTGAAGGAAGGGAGCTGCACGTGAGGGAGGTGAGCATGCAGATGGAGGGAATGGAGGGGAATCATTTGAACGGGAGGGAGAGTTTGGTCATATTGCAGAGGGCGATCGAGGGAGggaagaggaggaaggaggTAAAGGGGAAGGCAAAGTATGAAGAGTACTTGGagatgaagagagagaggagagagagaaaggagaggagagagaaggctTTGGACATGATCTGCATTGCTGCTGGGGTTACTATTTTCATGGCGTTTTGGTCATTTGTCTTGTTCAGATAG
- the LOC126591241 gene encoding photosystem I subunit O-like: protein MAATMATASTVMGLGSSSLSPSRTCLSSGFVKPIVVGNPLRQVRASGGRFTCSFQRDWLRRDLNVIGFGLIGWLAPSSIPLIGGKSLTGLFFESIGAELAHFPSPPALTSQFWLWLITWHLGLFITLTFGQIGFKGRTEDYFEK from the exons ATGGCAGCAACCATGGCGACCGCATCAACCGTGATGGGGCTGGGCAGTTCCTCCCTCTCACCAAGCAGGACATGCCTCTCTTCAG GCTTTGTGAAGCCTATTGTGGTTGGCAACCCTCTGAGGCAAGTTAGGGCTTCTGGAGGAAGGTTCACATG TAGCTTTCAGAGAGATTGGCTGCGGAGGGATCTGAATGTGATTGGGTTTGGGTTGATCGGATGGTTGGCTCCGTCGAGCATACCATTAATCGGAGGTAAGAGTTTGACTGGGCTCTTCTTTGAGAGCATTGGTGCTGAGCTCGCTCACTTCCCCTCACCTCCTGCTCTCACTTCTCAATTTTG GTTGTGGCTGATAACATGGCACCTGGGGCTTTTCATCACCCTTACCTTTGGGCAGATTGGCTTCAAGGGGAGGACTGAAGATTACTTTGAAAAATGA
- the LOC126591040 gene encoding uncharacterized protein At5g41620-like yields MSWKNHQHCHSLVVDRQCKIRKRGGGSSSSSSSLVHRYRLKRAILVGKRGGSSTPVPTWKTVSAAAAARSPCVATMMSNGGKEDDEMATVQQQRRPASKHGGGSSGKGKEVVSVSARKLAATLWEINEQEQTALRKKASKVAQFPSLAGSLPPKLSDPSFTPISERRNGSGNAGRQRGLSAVSRKLPLNHYQMGGFQTHTTSASLTQLKDQSCVKPDRNCIHGFKTCLKDVSSGLSTSKELVKVLTRVSGLEEQHSLSTTLLSALRVELDRARIQVHQMIREQRSNCNEIEYLVKKLAEEKAAWKSKERERIHAAIACVAEELEVEKKLRRQTERLNKKIGKELADKEAALLKATKELEREKRAKEIFEQVCDELATGLGEDRAQVEELKRESEKVCEEVEKEREMLQLADVLREERVQMKLSEAKYHFEEKNAIVEQLKNELEAHLISKTYEGSGGSPDFSKIKELEAYLKKINFGSFQNMKLEGNGMEVAAYREECEDDSKRTSVDSDLHSIELSMDNNNKSYKWSYACGDDTEDDSKRTSVDKQFKGRRSLSEKIQWESICLNKNSSGIDWEFGVKSQGQSDGRLMEISELVPQTQTPEDETETKKKGSARGLTDHRLSNSKVVPIHSLPGTTCQFQSLPMKDPGTGVCGS; encoded by the exons ATGTCTTGGAAAAACCACCAGCATTGCCACAGCTTGGTCGTCGACAGGCAATGCAAGATCAGGAAGCGCGGTGGGGGCTCGTCTTCCTCCTCGTCTTCCTTGGTCCATAGGTACAGACTCAAGAGGGCAATCCTGGTAGGAAAACGAGGCGGCTCGAGCACCCCAGTCCCCACCTGGAAGACTGTAAGCGCGGCGGCGGCAGCGAGATCACCTTGTGTGGCGACGATGATGTCAAATGGGGGTAAGGAGGACGATGAGATGGCAACGGTACAGCAGCAGCGGAGACCGGCTTCGAAGCACGGCGGCGGCAGCAGCGGAAAAGGGAAGGAAGTGGTTTCGGTTTCGGCGAGAAAGCTGGCGGCGACTTTGTGGGAAATTAACGAACAAGAACAAACTGCTTTGAGAAAGAAGGCTTCCAAAGTTGCTCAATTTCCTTCCTTAGCCGGTTCCTTGCCGCCAAAGTTATCAGATCCATCCTTTACTCCTATTTCTGAG AGGAGAAATGGATCTGGGAATGCTGGACGCCAGAGAGGGTTGTCGGCCGTTTCTCGGAAACTTCCTTTGAATCATTACCAAATGGGAGGTTTCCAGACTCACACTACAAGTGCCAGTTTAACTCAG CTCAAAGATCAATCTTGTGTGAAACCTGATCGAAATTGCATACACGGATTTAAGACCTGTTTGAAGGATGTCAGTAGTGGCCTTTCTACATCTAAAGAGCTTGTAAAAGTTCTTACTCGCGTTTCGGGTCTTGAAGAGCAGCATTCTTTAAGTACAACCTTACTCTCGGCCCTACGAGTTGAACTTGATCGAGCTCGTATCCAGGTTCATCAAATGATCCGAGAGCAGAGGTCTAACTGCAACGAAATTGAGTATCTCGTGAAGAAATTAGCAGAAGAAAAGGCGGCCTGGAAAAGTAAGGAGCGAGAGAGGATACATGCTGCAATAGCGTGCGTAGCAGAAGAACTCGAGGTGGAGAAGAAGCTAAGAAGACAAACAGAAAGGTTGAACAAGAAGATAGGGAAAGAACTGGCAGATAAAGAGGCAGCTCTGttgaaggccacgaaagagctTGAGAGGGAGAAGAGGGCAAAAGAGATTTTTGAGCAAGTTTGTGATGAGTTAGCCACAGGTCTTGGGGAGGACAGAGCACAAGTTGAAGAGCTAAAGAGAGAATCGGAGAAAGTTTGTGAAGAGGTGGAGAAGGAGAGGGAAATGCTTCAGCTAGCTGATGTGTTGCGCGAGGAGAGAGTCCAGATGAAGCTCTCCGAAGCCAAATATCATTTCGAGGAGAAAAATGCCATTGTGGAACAGCTGAAGAATGAACTAGAGGCTCACTTGATATCCAAAACGTATGAAGGTAGTGGCGGTTCTCCAGACTTCAGTAAAATCAAGGAACTCGAGGCTTATTTAAAGAAGATCAATTTCGGATCATTTCAGAACATGAAGTTAGAAGGGAATGGAATGGAAGTTGCTGCATATAGAGAAGAATGTGAAGACGATTCAAAAAGGACTTCGGTTGATAGCGATCTTCATTCCATCGAGTTAAGCATGGACAATAACAACAAGAGCTACAAATGGAGTTATGCCTGCGGAGATGATACTGAAGATGATTCAAAACGGACTTCAGTTGATAAACAATTCAAAGGGAGGAGATCACTCTCCGAAAAAATACAATGGGAAAGCATATGCTTGAACAAAAATTCCAGCGGCATTGATTGGGAGTTTGGCGTAAAATCTCAAGGGCAGTCAGACGGGCGGCTTATGGAAATATC